The Manis javanica isolate MJ-LG chromosome 6, MJ_LKY, whole genome shotgun sequence genome contains a region encoding:
- the LOC108388036 gene encoding uncharacterized protein, giving the protein MERRWCHSGTNPQPWAADGGSHAGPESRRGRPGRHCLPPTDRAAACFPRRQRPRAELGGLCLGNLRGCPERGAARARGPLHSLRRAGAEPDAAALPCPRGPGRRGLSAAPPLGGCARPASSRAGRGGGAREPEAGVAAPHPAPGASGRPIGPTRAAGAVAGTAPGPPPSQDAARRRLGRLLGPCGSPVSRGRPSPEASLAEARGRGLGRRGTQSRGSAGLASPSPRGKAREGFPAHLATSRASMNCSIQVSTNFAVDIT; this is encoded by the exons ATGGAAAGAAGATGGTGCCACAGTGGTACTAACCCTCAACCTTGG GCTGCGGACGGGGGGTCACACGCGGGCCCCGAGTCGCGCAGGGGACGTCCCGGGCGGCACTGCCTCCCTCCGACGGATCGGGCGGCTGCCTGTTTTCCCCGCAGGCAGCGTCCCCGAGCCGAGCTTGGCGGGCTGTGCCTCGGGAACCTCCGGGGGTGCCCTGAGCGGGGCGCAGCCCGGGCCCGAGGCCCTCTACACTCCCTGCGGCGGGCAGGGGCGGAGCCTGACGCCGCCGCGCTGCCCTGTCCCCGCGGCCCCGGGAGGCGCGGCCTCAGCGCCGCCCCTCCCCTCGGCGGCTGCGCGCGGCCCGCTTCCTCCCGCGCAGGAAGGGGAGGCGGAGCCCGCGAGCCGGAAGCTGGGGTGGCTGCTCCCCATCCCGCGCCCGGCGCCTCCGGACGGCCCATCGGCCCCACGCGGGCCGCCGGCGCCGTCGCCGGCACAGCTCCGGGCCCTCCGCCCTCCCAGGACGCCGCCCGCCGGCGTCTAGGCCGCTTACTCGGGCCCTGTGGTTCACCTGTGAGCAGGGGCCGCCCCTCCCCGGAGGCGAGCCTGGCGGAGGCCCGGGGGCGCGGACTGGGAAGACGGGGAACCCAGAGCAGGGGCTCAGCGGG GCTGGCCTCTCCCTCACCCCGCGGTAAGGCTCGGGAGGGGTTTCCTGCACACCTCGCCACTAGCAGAGCTAGTATGAACTGCTCTATCCAG GTTTCTACGAACTTTGCAGTTGATATTACTTGA